In Spirochaetota bacterium, the sequence ATTGGCTTTTGCCCCCGATGGTAAATCATTGGTATCCGGCAGTAGCGATACTACTGTTCGATTGTGGAACGTGGCAAGTGGGCAGTGCATAAAAACGTTAAACCATAAAGGTATAGTGTATTGTGTTGTATTTTCCAATGATGGCAAAACTATCATATCGGGGAGCTCTGATACCACAATAAAATTTTGGGATGTAAATACGTTTGCTGCAACAACATTACTTACACATAATTACGTTATATCACTTGCAGTATCAAGGGATAATACGCATATAATTTCAGGTGGTAAGGATTGTAAGGTCAGAATTTGGGATGCTGGTACTAAAAAAGAGATAGCTCAATGTATTGTAACTGCCAGCAGAGAATGGGCTGTTGTAACTCCTGATAACTATTATTTTTGCAATAAGGGCACGCTGAATTACATTCATTTTGTGAAAGGATTAAAAGTATTTTCGTTTGATCAGTTTGACCTGCAGTTCAATCGCCCCGACATTGTGCTGGAACGACTGGGAAAAGCATCTGGCAATTTGATTGTAGCATTCCGCACGGCATACGAAAAGCGACTGCGTAAAATGGGTTTTAATTTGTCTCAATTTGAAAAAATTTTTATATCCAATGCACCTCAGGTTGCAATTACAATGCCAGAAAGCGGCATTATTGAAACTGATAAACCATATTATGTAGTAAGGTTTAGAGCTCAGGATGATCTATATATGCTTGAGCGGATATTTGTTAAAGTTAATGGTGTTCCTCTTTATGGAGTCAAAGGAAAATTACTGGAAAACAAAAGTAAACTGGTACAACAAACATTGAGTATTCCACTATCAGCCGGTAATAATGCAATTATGGTATCAGTTCTTAATGAAAAAGGTGTTGAATCACTTCCCCACACAATACATGTAAAGTATTCTCCACCAACCCCAATTAAGCCAAATTTATATATAGTAAGTATTGGAGTATCTAAATTTGTTCAGGCAGACTATAATCTGACGTATGCTGATAAGGATGCTAAGGATTTTGTAAAACTTTTTGAACAAAAAAAGGATAGGTATGGCACGATATACCAGTTTGTTGTTTTAAATGAAGATGCAACACGTGAAAGAATAGTACAGTTAAAGTCGGTATTGCTTAAAACTACTCCGGATGATCATGTAATTGTATTTGTTGCCTCTCACGGGCTTCTTGATGAAAATCTTGATTACTATATTGCTACTTATGATATAGATTTTTCTAATCCTGGGGGTAAAGGATTACGGTATGACCAATTAGAAGAACTACTAGATGGAATACCATCTCGTAAAAAGGTGATGTTGATTGATGCTTGCCATTCAGGAGAATTAGACAGGGAAGATATGCAACTGATGAGTGCACAGGTTAAGACTGATAGCCATGTAAAATCACGTGGTTTTACCATAGTAAAGAACAAAGTTAATTCCATAGGGTTGGCAAATAGTTTTGAACTTATGAAGGAATTGTTTGCTGATTTAAGGAGGCATAATGGAGCGATAGTGATATCATCTGCAGGAGGAGAAGAATATGCCTACGAATCAGCCCAATGGCGTAATGGTGTATTCACTTTCAGTGTTATAGAAGGGTTGGCAATTAAGAAAGCTGATAGCAATAAAGATGGTGCTATTACAGTATCTGAACTTATGAACTATGTTTCAACAAGAACTCGACAACTTACTGGAGGAAAACAAAATCCTACAACCCGCCAGGAAAACATAACAGTAGATTTTACACTATGGTAGATAATCGCAATTCAATCGAAACTGAAGAGCGGCTAATTTTTACACAAACATGGTTTGATTTCTGGTTTGTTGTACTGTTGTTTTGTGGTTTGTTGCTTTTGATTCTATGGAATAAAATTAAGACTGTTGAGCACTTTGCAATATTTATCTATTGTCTTCTTCAGATCTTTGTGCCTGTATATCTTTTTTTTAAATTAGCAGGGATACGGGTATTTGAAATAACACCTGATTATATTCAGATAACAATTGGCAGTGAGCACAAGGTTGTACGTATACCTAAAGAAAGTATTCAAATAATTGAAATTCAATACATTCCTGCATTGAATATATTCAACAGATACAAATCAGAAAAAATAGTATTCCATTTTAGATATGTAAAAGGATTTAATGCACAATTAAAAGGTTTAAAAAATTTCTTCTATGGCAAAAAAATATCAGTTACTCATAATAGCCTTTTTCTTGATAAAACATCAAAAGTGGTGGCATTTATAGAAAAATATTATCATGACAGATTGAGTATTGATCACAGAGTGAAAGAATATTTAGAAAAGAAATATGGTAATGATATAACGTAAGTACTAACTCAATGAATGTTTAAAAATTTCTAAATATGAAAGTCGTATACAATTATTTGCTTGCATTCATGTTTTTACGATTGCATTAGTTAAGTTAATATCTTTCTATGCTCCTCAACAAAATTTATAACTACAGACTAAATGACGGGATAAACCTAGTTTCCCTTAATAATGGTTTATTCAGCTTGTGCGATAACTCATTGTAGTACACTTTGCTGGCGTGCTATAAATACATCCCAACACTTACTTCAGTTCACGTATCCCGAAAAGCTATTGAATTAAAATTAAATCGATTGTCACAATATTACATATTAGTCTTGTGCCCTCTGCTTTAAAATTACAGCTATCATTTGTAATATAAAATATAGTACTATATTTTTGATTGAAACTTTATAGTCACACATGTCCCACTTGTTAATTTTGTCATTTTAATATCTCATAATGTTTTATAATTATAATTAATTTCTTTATAAATATACAAACAAACAGTTAAAGCAAAGCTCTAATAGCTGAATATGTAAATGCCATCATTATCTTTAACACTATGATAAAATGTAAAAATACAAACATATTATAAAACAGCCAGTCGGTATAAAAATAGTTGACTTTTTTTAACAGGTGTTTTATTATATACCATATAGACGGTATATAATAAAGGGGGCTTTATGAAAAGGGGTTTGCTTATTATTGCAACGATTATAGTTGCTATCGCTCTTATCCCTTATGGGGTTTTTGCTGCAGTACCACGCACCACATATCCAGTAGTATTTGCCCATGGTATGGCTGGATTTGATGATATTTTGGGGTACGATTACTGGGGTAATGATTTTGGAGTATTTGTTGGTGATCCTTGTGATGAATTTTTAGAAGTAACCTGTAATGGAAATATCGATAGTGGCCAGAAATCCTTCGTGGCACAGGTGCAACCGTTCCACTCATCGGAATACCGCGGTACACAGCTTGCCAATCAGATTGAAAGCTATATGGCTACAAGTGGTGCACAATATGTTAATCTTGTAGGGCACTCACAGGGTGGACTTGACCTGCGTAAGGCTGCTAAGGTCCTGTATCAGCGAAAAGGGTATACTGTGGTAAAAGTTGCGCTTTCCATTTCTTCACCACATCGTGGTTCGCCGGTGGCAAAGTATATTCTGGATTTGGGACCGGGAGTAACAAGTGTTATAGCTGCACTTGCAACTATTTATGGTAATGTTGTCTACAGGTCGGGCAATGATTGTTATGCAGCAGCCAAACAGATGGTATATAATGACTACAGCGCATCAGATGGCGTAACAACTGGCATGAAGGTGTTCAATAACGCGTATCCTGTAAGCTCTACATACGCAGCACGCTATGTATCCATAATCACTGCACAGACAGGACTTGATGTAAATCCGGCACTATTTTTGTTGCGCAACGGCTTTTATAACATTGATGGTGATGGATATTGTACGGATGATTGTGACAATGATGGTGCAGCAGGTAAAGGAAATGGCACGCGTACAGATCTTGATGATGACGGCCTTGTAGGTATAAATTCACAGCAAATGGGATACAGGTTAAAACTTAATGATGTATTTTTAGGACAGGATTATCTGACAACTGATACCGCACTGGGCTATGTTAGTAGCATAAATTATCCAAATAGTGCACAGATGACATCAACAAATGACATTGTAGTGCAGGACCATCTGGATGTCATTGGTGTTGGTCCGGATATGTTTGATGAAATGGAGTTTTATGCAGCAGTGTTTGATTATATTGCCTACTATGATTGAATAGATTAATCACAGTGTATACAAAAGCCCTTTCTTTAAAAGAAAGGGCTTTTGTTTTTCATGAAGATGTATTTTTTGTTGACAAAAATGAGATATGATATTTAATACCGATTAGTCGGTATTAAATATATTTAAAGGGGGTTGGCATGTCATTAGTAAGAGTATTAAATAATATTTTCATTGTATCTGTGTTTTTATTGCTATACGTTCAGAGTTCTATTGGCGCAGTTGATAAAACTACGTATCCGGTGGTATTTGCGCATGGCATGGGAGGATTTGATACTATTTTAGGGTACAATTACTGGGGAGATGACTTTGGTGTATTTGTTGGTGATCCCTGTGATGCATTCCTTGAAGTTACCTGCAATTCAAATATCAATACTGGGCAAAAATCCTTTGTAGCTCAAGTGCAGCCTCTGCACAATTCAGAATATCGTGGAGCAGAGTTAGCTGATCAAATTGAAGGATATATGGCAACCAGTGGTACAAAGTTTGTTAATTTAGTTGGCCATTCCCAGGGTGGGATGGATATTCGTAAAGCTGCAAAAGTTCTATACCAGCGAAAGGGATATCAGGTTGTGAAAGTTGCCCTAAGTATATCCTCACCACATAGGGGCTCGCCACTTGGCAAGTATGTTCTCCAGATGGGAACACTGGGAGATATATTAAAGTTTATCTTTAATCTCTATGGCGATATTGTGTATAAACCGGGCAATGATACTGTTGAAGCATTGAAACAATTTGTATATGAAGACTTTGACCCCAATGATGGAAAAATCACAGGAGCAAAAATTTTTAATCAAAATAATCCGGTGTCATCGTTGTACGCATCTCGATATGTATCGGTGATGACAGCTCAGAAAGGGTTGGATTTAAATCCGCTTCTTCTGATCGTTAAAGCGCTATACGATATTGATGGCAATGGCTATTGTGTGGATGATTGTGATAATGATGGAGTGGCAGGCTGTGGCAACGGAATAAAAGATGACCTGGATGATGATGGCATGGTGGGAATCAATGCGCAACAGATGGGATATCGCTTACGATATAATGAAGTTTTTCTGGGACAGGATTATCTTACTACTGACACATCATTAGGATATGTTGGCAACATCAACTATCCCAATGCAACGCAGATGATTTCACAAGCAGATCTGATACAACAAGATCATGTGGATGTTATAGGAATTGGCCCGGATATGTTTGATGAAATGGAGTTTTATGCAGCAGTATTTGATTATATTGCATATTATGATTAATGATGGATAACTATTTACATTGAATATGCTTTAAAATATAATACATATTCTTATAAATATGAGCTTACTTTATGGTCGTTGGGATTTTTTTACTCAACGGCCTTTTTTATAAACAGTACTAATCTATATATATTTTAACAATATTCATTATTAGTATATTGTTTCCCTTTTTCTAATTGGCTCAAAGGGTTTTTTATTTTTTGATCATAAAAAATGTCCTTGAAAAAAATCACTGTTGGCAAGATGATGTGGGCAGTAGGGTCAGAGCTCTAAAGCATCATCTATTTTTATAGGAGTAGCACATGAAAAAAAAATACTACTATGCTTTGATAGGTTTTATTGCGTTTATAGCAGTATATCTTCTAATCTTCCATAAGGGTGATAATGTCCAATCGCGT encodes:
- a CDS encoding caspase family protein, with the translated sequence MKKMIVTTLLVQLFFLHAYSQTIDNPQVVVQQGHSEWITSMAASPDGRIIASASLDGTIKLWDVASGRLLRTMVGHSGTVEAIAFSPDGRTLVSCGADKTIKWWEVETGKIVINIDTASYMKTIAFSPDGKMIATGSDDAKVKIWDWSTGKEIITFFGHRGDITSVAFSVDNRFVASASKDGTIKLWEISTGKIVRIFSGHTGDVTSIAFSPNGRILVSGSSDTTVKVWDVITQRLIHTLSGHKDSVLSVSFSQDGKYIASGSADESIAIWDYETGRLSAVLKGHSSVVSSVVFLPQGNYLVSGAWDNTIKLWDIVNSREVKTFLATADWIYSVAVSPDGLFVAAGTDSNGIQLWNLSKVNDLKILSDHKGSVFTVAISPDGKMLASGSYDKTIKLWEIPEGRLLKTFKGHTEAVNCIRFSPCGNYLVSGSSDGTVRLWDVKRGVLVHTFKGHEGGVDAVAFSPDGTLIASGGYDKTIRLWQIATKKELLKLTGHEFRILSLAFAPDGKSLVSGSSDTTVRLWNVASGQCIKTLNHKGIVYCVVFSNDGKTIISGSSDTTIKFWDVNTFAATTLLTHNYVISLAVSRDNTHIISGGKDCKVRIWDAGTKKEIAQCIVTASREWAVVTPDNYYFCNKGTLNYIHFVKGLKVFSFDQFDLQFNRPDIVLERLGKASGNLIVAFRTAYEKRLRKMGFNLSQFEKIFISNAPQVAITMPESGIIETDKPYYVVRFRAQDDLYMLERIFVKVNGVPLYGVKGKLLENKSKLVQQTLSIPLSAGNNAIMVSVLNEKGVESLPHTIHVKYSPPTPIKPNLYIVSIGVSKFVQADYNLTYADKDAKDFVKLFEQKKDRYGTIYQFVVLNEDATRERIVQLKSVLLKTTPDDHVIVFVASHGLLDENLDYYIATYDIDFSNPGGKGLRYDQLEELLDGIPSRKKVMLIDACHSGELDREDMQLMSAQVKTDSHVKSRGFTIVKNKVNSIGLANSFELMKELFADLRRHNGAIVISSAGGEEYAYESAQWRNGVFTFSVIEGLAIKKADSNKDGAITVSELMNYVSTRTRQLTGGKQNPTTRQENITVDFTLW
- a CDS encoding acetyltransferase codes for the protein MKRGLLIIATIIVAIALIPYGVFAAVPRTTYPVVFAHGMAGFDDILGYDYWGNDFGVFVGDPCDEFLEVTCNGNIDSGQKSFVAQVQPFHSSEYRGTQLANQIESYMATSGAQYVNLVGHSQGGLDLRKAAKVLYQRKGYTVVKVALSISSPHRGSPVAKYILDLGPGVTSVIAALATIYGNVVYRSGNDCYAAAKQMVYNDYSASDGVTTGMKVFNNAYPVSSTYAARYVSIITAQTGLDVNPALFLLRNGFYNIDGDGYCTDDCDNDGAAGKGNGTRTDLDDDGLVGINSQQMGYRLKLNDVFLGQDYLTTDTALGYVSSINYPNSAQMTSTNDIVVQDHLDVIGVGPDMFDEMEFYAAVFDYIAYYD
- a CDS encoding acetyltransferase, giving the protein MSLVRVLNNIFIVSVFLLLYVQSSIGAVDKTTYPVVFAHGMGGFDTILGYNYWGDDFGVFVGDPCDAFLEVTCNSNINTGQKSFVAQVQPLHNSEYRGAELADQIEGYMATSGTKFVNLVGHSQGGMDIRKAAKVLYQRKGYQVVKVALSISSPHRGSPLGKYVLQMGTLGDILKFIFNLYGDIVYKPGNDTVEALKQFVYEDFDPNDGKITGAKIFNQNNPVSSLYASRYVSVMTAQKGLDLNPLLLIVKALYDIDGNGYCVDDCDNDGVAGCGNGIKDDLDDDGMVGINAQQMGYRLRYNEVFLGQDYLTTDTSLGYVGNINYPNATQMISQADLIQQDHVDVIGIGPDMFDEMEFYAAVFDYIAYYD